The nucleotide sequence CTTTAGAGGAGATACCTTAGTGCCTTAACGTCACGCTTTTGCTCAGCAAGTAATATCAGATTTTCTAAGGATTGATCCCCATTCCTTATAGAAAAATAAATGTCAACATAGTCCTTGAGGTCTATCCTGTCAGCCAATGCACAGAGCTTATTTACACAATATCAATAAAACTATCAATCAATATGCCGTTCCGCAAAAAGGGTTGTTCTATATTCTTAAGAGGATAATAAGTAAATTCAACCTTCAGGAAAGAGCCGTTCTCAAGCTTAAAGGTAAAGATGTTTTTGTCAAAGAGCTTTGTGTAAGTAGCATCCTTTACAAAAGCAAGTGACTTTATAAATCCTTCGGGTATATAAAAAGGAACCTTTTCTGAGGAAAAGAAATCAAGGTCTTCTGAAAAAGTGCTCAAGATAGAAGGCACTTAGGGCATTTAAGCCTGAATACCTCCTTGAGCGAAGATTTTCCAAATTCCCTGAGGAAGGCTTCTGGAAGTCTGTTAGAATCAGATTATCTTCAATCCCCTTTACAGGTTCTTTCATCCCATATCTCTTTATAAAGAGCTATTAGTTTGTATTTGCCCTCTTCAAGTCTTAACCTGTCTCTATATTCAAAGAAATATGACAGTCTCTTTATATGTACAAAAGGCAGGAAAAAAATCAGCTATCCTCTATAACCTTCAGAGAAGGTCTTCTGGTGGCTCTCTGTAATCCCAGAGCAGTTCTCTAGGCAGATTTATATTTTTCATGATATTAAGATTACAGCATCTTGTGAGGTATTCATGATTTCCGATAGATATCAATTTACTGTCTGAAGTTTTATAACTATTGAAGTAAAGACATTCTATATGTTCCACGGGGAACAATTTTTAAGATTTTCTGTATTTCTGGCAATCAAAAGCAGTTTGCAAAAAGCAAAGATCTTATCCCATGCAGGATACAATTTTAAGAGTTGCAAAAAGCCCAAGTTGGCCAGAGGATTGTATTTTTCAAGATAAGTGGTTGTAGAAGTGATAGAGGCATATGAGTATGCATAAAAAGGGACATCATCATGAATAGATGGAAGGAGTGGACGAAAAAGGTTTTAATTTTTTTCCATCCTTATCCTATAATAGATTATGTCAAGTAGACCTTTCATTGCCATAATAGGAGCAGGCAGGGCTGATGACAATATCAGAAAAATCGCAGAGGAGTGTGGCTTTCTTATTGCAAAAAAAGGAGCTATACTTATATGCGGTGGGCTTGGTGGCGTAATGGAGGCTGCGGCTAAAGGAGCAAAATCAGCAGGAGGAATTACTGTGGGAATACTTCCTGCTGATTCTAAGGAAGGAGCAAATCCCTATATTGATATTCCAGTTGCTACTGGATTTGGCGAAGGAAGAAATATAATCATTGTCAGAAGTGCTGATGGACTTATTGCCATAGGAGGAGAATATGGAACGCTCTCTGAGATAGCCTTTGCCCTGAAAGCAGGAAAGCCTGTGATAGGCATAAGGACATGGGATATAAAAGGAGTCATTAAGGCAGAAACCCCTGAGGAGGCAGTAGAAAAAATGTTCAATATATTAGGAGGAAAATAATGGCAGAGCTTGGAATGGACCTTAACAGATTTATCCTTGAAGAAGAAAGAAGGTATCCAAATGCAACGGGCTCTTTAAGTCTTGCCCTGATGGCAATTGAGTCAGCTGCTAAAATCATCGCAGCCCATGTAAGGATGGCTGGTCTTGCTGATGTACTTGGTAAGAGCGGAAATATAAATGTGCATGGTGAAGAGGTCCAGAGGCTTGATGTTTTTTCAAATAATCTCATGGTGAGGCATCTTTCTGACAGCGGACAGTTTTATGCTCTTGCATCAGAGGAGATGGAAGAGGTAATCTTTCCTGAAAAGGGCAAAAATGGAAAATACATCATTGCCTTTGACCCCCTTGATGGTTCATCAAATATAGATGTGAATGTAAATGTGGGAACAATCTTTTCAATACATAGAAAAATCAAAGGCACAATAGAAGATTTTCTAGTTGAGGGAGAGACTCAGGTTGCAGCAGGATATATACTTTACGGAACATCAACCATGTTTGTTTATACTACAGGAAATGGAGTTAATGGTTTTACCCTTGACCCAGCGGTGGGATTGTTTCTCCTTTCCCATCCAGATATAAAGATACCAGCAAAGGGTAAAATCTACTCCATCAATGAATCAAATTATCATAAATGGGACGAAAAATTAAAAAAATATGTGGATAATCTAAAGGTAAGGGGATACACATCAAGATATGCAGGTGCAATGGTTGCAGATGTACACAGGGTACTCATAAAAGGTGGAGTCTTTGCCTATCCGGCGGACTCAAAGAACAAAAAGGGCAAGCTCAGATTGATTTACGAAGCATCTCCAATGGCATTAATAGTAGAGCAGGCAGGTGGAAGAGCAACAACAGGTGAAAAGGATATACTCAAGATAAAGCCCTCTAATATCCATGAAAATACTCCTGTATTCCTCGGAAGCAGAGAGGATATAGAGGAATTGCTTTTAGAAATTGGAAAGAGGGAATAGAGGTCAACCTGTTATGCTATAATATTTTGAGCCCCCTTAGCTCAGTAGGATAGAGCACAGGTTTCCTAAACCTGGTGTCGCAGGTTCGATTCCTGCAGGGGGCGCCAGCTTACTGATTAAAAGGGCTTAACCAGCCTTTAAATGACGTATAATAAGGACTACTACCTTTATAAAAATAGACTGGTAATGTCATTACTTCTGTGTAAATTCATTTAATAGGCCAATTACTGCATAGGCTATCCCTATCTATGTTTGCTGTGCAAATCCTGGTTCTGTCCTTTTTACTTCCATGAACGTCCCTTGTGAGTTGATAAGTAAACTCTGTTAAGCAGCAAAGGGAAGAACTAAAAACATAATAAAAGACAAAAAAACCGTATCTGAATCTGAGGAGGCTTGATATGGAAACATAAGAAGCTTAGCTTGAAGACTATTTTATCAAGGATACACCCTTTTGTTCTTTACTTTTCAATTTTACACATAAAGTTTTACATTACCATGGATTGTACTTGCATTTCTATATAGGCTAGAGTAAAATTTAAAAAAGCGAGAATTATAATTAAGGCAATTTAATCATGAAAAAAATCCTCCTTAAAGGAACATTTTTAGTATACCTCCTCATAGGTCTTGAGATCTTCATAATGATAAGTCCTTTTGCAGCTTACTTTTACTCCTTTTACAACCCTGTTCTTAATTATCTCTATAATTCAAAATACCTCAGCTGGCTAACAGAATTTTTTCTTCCCCATTTTGTATTTATTAAAGACCCTCTGATACAGCTTCTAGGGATTGTCCAGCTTTTAACATTCTTTTTTGGCATGTTCATCTTTTTTTATGCTGCCATTCCTCTTTATTATGCAAAATTCAGAAGAAAAGGTGTTGTAACAAAAGGCATCTACTGTAGAATAAGGCATCCTCAGTATCTTGGTCTTGCCATCGCAGGATTCGGTCTTCTTCTTTACTGGCCAAGATTTCTTATCCTGATTCTTTATATCTCTATGCTCTTTGTTTATTATTTACTGGCAAGGAATGAAGAGCAGCGCATGATAAATCAGTACGGAGAAGGATATCTTGATTATATGAAAAGGGTACCCATGTTTCTTCCTAAAAACATTGGTGGAAGATTTTATTCTTTATTTTTTAGTGGCTTGAGATCAAAGACTGCAGGAATCCTGATCCTTTATGTAATTGTTTTGAGTATATCTATATTTTTAGCCATAGTGCTCAGGAGTTATTCAATTAATAAGATTCCAGTTGTTCAAAGGGATGGAATGTCTTTTGTATCTGTATTTCCCGTTAATGAGGATGATATCTTTCATGCACTTAATGTTATCAAAGATGATAGATTAAAGGGAATCTTAAATGAGTATAATGCCGAGCTTGTTTATATCATGCCCTCTGATTTTTTCTTAATGGCAATAATAACCGACATGGAGAGACTCTATCCTGTTGAGTTTGAGAGGCCTTCTGGAAGCAACGTGTTTTTAAGGTTTTTTAAGATCTTTATTAATTACACCAAAATGCAGCTTGGATTTTATCCCGACAGTCATTATTTAAGACGGCTTATATTCCTTTCTGTAAAAGACAGAGAGGGAAATCCTTTAAAGGGAAAAGCCATCTTCGCCTTCGGTTCAAGAAGGTTTCCTCTTCTTCAAATAGATATGGATATTAAAATAGGAGAAATACTGTCCATTAAAGAACTTAAGCCAAGACATAAATGGGGAGATGCCCCTATGCCTATATTTTAAAGATGGATTATCTAATAGAGAATATTTCATTAAGAGACAGAACAGGTGTTTTTGAAGATAGAAAAGAGGCTGGGATACTTCTTTCTGAGAAGTTAATAAAGTATAAAGATTCTGGAGCCATTGTATTCGCAATTCCATCCGGTGGTGTTCCAGTAGCTGCAGAGATAGCCAGGTCATTGAATCTTAGCATGGAGCTAATAATAGTAAGAAAGATACAGGTGCCCTATAACCCTGAGGCAGGTTTTGGTTCAATGGACCCTGATGGCAATGTGCTTCTTAATAAGGAATTACTCAGCCACCTGATGTTGACAGATGAAGAAATAGAGGAACAGATAAAAAAGACTAAAGAGGTAATATCTATGCGAGAGAATCTCTTCAGGAATGCAAGGGATTATCCACCTGTTAAAGATAAGATTGTGATAATCGTTGATGACGGTCTTGCATCAGGATACACAATGCTATCAGCTATCAGGTTTTTAAAAAAAAGAGGACCTGCAAAAATAATAATAGCTGTGCCAACTGGTCTTGATAGGACTGTTGAACGAATTAAAAAAGAGGTTGATGAGATTTACTGTTTAAATGTAAGAACAGGATTATCCTTTGCTGTAGCAGATGCCTACAGGAACTGGTATGACCTTTCTGATGAAGAGGTTATCAATATTCTTAAGGATTTAAAATATAAAAGATAGTTTTTTAAAGGAAATCCTTTACTAGCAGCTTTTTATAAAAAATATTAAAAGGATTTCAAACATCATTTTTTTATGTTCTTAAGACTCTCTGCTGTTTTTTTGAAAATCTCTTCAGTGAATTTTTTCTTAGGCTCAGGTCTACAAACGGGGCAGTATGGTTCTCCTAGATCTAGGAGACAGACGTGACCTCATTCAGGACAGCAGATGCACTCATCAGCAGGTTTTTTGCAAACAGGACAGAGATTCATGACTAATTATAGCACATCGCACAGGATTTAATGATTATTGTATAATTACCGTATGCCATCAATTCAGATCCTGCCAGAACATCTCAGGAATGTCATTGCTGCTGGAGAGGTTATAGAGAGACCAGCCTCTGTTGTTAAAGAATTAATAGAAAACGCCATTGATGCGGGCTCAAGGAATATCACTGTAGAAATACTTTATGGTGGAAAAAAATTGATAAAGGTCTCTGATGATGGATGCGGTATGGACAGGGATGACGCATTACTTTCTATTGAGAGATATGCAACGAGTAAGATATCAAAAATAGAAGATCTCTTCAAACTCAAGACTCTGGGGTTCAGGGGAGAGGCACTTGCATCAATAGCTGCTGTGTCAAGGCTTACCATAGAGACAGGCATAGATACTTCCCTGCCGGGAACATTAATCGAGATTGCAGGTGGAGAGATAGAATCTATTAGGGATGCACCGCCATTAAAGGGTACAATAGTGACTGTAAGGGACCTGTTTTTCAATACACCTGCAAGAAGAAAATTCCTCAGGGCTAACTCCACAGAACTCAATCATGTTATTGAAACCGTAATCTCAGAGGCACTTGCAGACTTCAAACTCGGATTCAAACTCTTTGCTGATAATACAGAACTCCTCTTCCTTCCATCTGTTTACGAGCCGCGAGAAAGGATTACCCAGGTCTTTGGCATGGAGAGTATTGAACACATGGATGAATTTGAGCATGAATTTGATGACATGACTATTCATGCCTTCATATCAAGACCACCTGAGCTCAGGGCTAAAAAAACTAATCAGTATATATTTGTGAATCAGAGACCGGTAAGGGATCCTGTCATAACAAAGGCAGTATATGATGGCCTTTCAGGGATTCTTCCCGAGGGTAAGCATCCGCTCTTTGTTATTTATTTAAAAATTAATCCTTCAAAGGTTGACTTCAATGTTCATCCCACCAAAAGGGAGATACGATTCAGTGATAGTTCTTCTGTTTATGAATTTGTGAGGAACGCTGTAGA is from Thermodesulfovibrionales bacterium and encodes:
- a CDS encoding TIGR00725 family protein translates to MSSRPFIAIIGAGRADDNIRKIAEECGFLIAKKGAILICGGLGGVMEAAAKGAKSAGGITVGILPADSKEGANPYIDIPVATGFGEGRNIIIVRSADGLIAIGGEYGTLSEIAFALKAGKPVIGIRTWDIKGVIKAETPEEAVEKMFNILGGK
- the fbp gene encoding class 1 fructose-bisphosphatase, coding for MAELGMDLNRFILEEERRYPNATGSLSLALMAIESAAKIIAAHVRMAGLADVLGKSGNINVHGEEVQRLDVFSNNLMVRHLSDSGQFYALASEEMEEVIFPEKGKNGKYIIAFDPLDGSSNIDVNVNVGTIFSIHRKIKGTIEDFLVEGETQVAAGYILYGTSTMFVYTTGNGVNGFTLDPAVGLFLLSHPDIKIPAKGKIYSINESNYHKWDEKLKKYVDNLKVRGYTSRYAGAMVADVHRVLIKGGVFAYPADSKNKKGKLRLIYEASPMALIVEQAGGRATTGEKDILKIKPSNIHENTPVFLGSREDIEELLLEIGKRE
- a CDS encoding isoprenylcysteine carboxylmethyltransferase family protein, which codes for MKKILLKGTFLVYLLIGLEIFIMISPFAAYFYSFYNPVLNYLYNSKYLSWLTEFFLPHFVFIKDPLIQLLGIVQLLTFFFGMFIFFYAAIPLYYAKFRRKGVVTKGIYCRIRHPQYLGLAIAGFGLLLYWPRFLILILYISMLFVYYLLARNEEQRMINQYGEGYLDYMKRVPMFLPKNIGGRFYSLFFSGLRSKTAGILILYVIVLSISIFLAIVLRSYSINKIPVVQRDGMSFVSVFPVNEDDIFHALNVIKDDRLKGILNEYNAELVYIMPSDFFLMAIITDMERLYPVEFERPSGSNVFLRFFKIFINYTKMQLGFYPDSHYLRRLIFLSVKDREGNPLKGKAIFAFGSRRFPLLQIDMDIKIGEILSIKELKPRHKWGDAPMPIF
- a CDS encoding phosphoribosyltransferase family protein, coding for MDYLIENISLRDRTGVFEDRKEAGILLSEKLIKYKDSGAIVFAIPSGGVPVAAEIARSLNLSMELIIVRKIQVPYNPEAGFGSMDPDGNVLLNKELLSHLMLTDEEIEEQIKKTKEVISMRENLFRNARDYPPVKDKIVIIVDDGLASGYTMLSAIRFLKKRGPAKIIIAVPTGLDRTVERIKKEVDEIYCLNVRTGLSFAVADAYRNWYDLSDEEVINILKDLKYKR
- the mutL gene encoding DNA mismatch repair endonuclease MutL, with product MPSIQILPEHLRNVIAAGEVIERPASVVKELIENAIDAGSRNITVEILYGGKKLIKVSDDGCGMDRDDALLSIERYATSKISKIEDLFKLKTLGFRGEALASIAAVSRLTIETGIDTSLPGTLIEIAGGEIESIRDAPPLKGTIVTVRDLFFNTPARRKFLRANSTELNHVIETVISEALADFKLGFKLFADNTELLFLPSVYEPRERITQVFGMESIEHMDEFEHEFDDMTIHAFISRPPELRAKKTNQYIFVNQRPVRDPVITKAVYDGLSGILPEGKHPLFVIYLKINPSKVDFNVHPTKREIRFSDSSSVYEFVRNAVENACVKKLKVIQFEASGSSDRFHEPISASGPIYAYNTTDSAHGLFERASCYETSLPSERDIIFLGEIFIIMFQKDGLLIMDKHAAHERVLYERYLKGEVIPKRLLFPKQVRLQPALYRSILDNKEILNEMGLEIEDFGSGTVIVRTLPEFYDENSLQSILDDIGSVLKTSAEGMDSEEEIFDKKKALAASLACHKSIRGRDFLNIEEVKTLYSELLKASDPYHCPHGRPTLIKITLNELLKMFGRL